The following coding sequences are from one Salvia hispanica cultivar TCC Black 2014 chromosome 3, UniMelb_Shisp_WGS_1.0, whole genome shotgun sequence window:
- the LOC125213171 gene encoding bZIP transcription factor 12-like isoform X4 — protein sequence MLMASSKVIASRSPPNSDLPRDSPTSSINIHSDQPPRGFGSMNMDEIFRNIYPDSASFDSAGDGGAMNGKTVEEVWRDMVTGGGDAPMTLEAFLTKAGAVNEEDVGVPAAGCVQSVIGVEFGSGRGKRRAAAEEVPLDKATQQKQRRMIKNRESAARSRERKQAYTVEMEAQVTSLEEEHEMLLRQEAEMNRKRYKQLMENLIPVVEKRRPPRVLRSTRSI from the exons ATGTTGATGGCGTCGTCGAAGGTGATCGCGTCCAGGTCACCGCCCAATTCGGATCTTCCGCGTGACTCCCCAACCTCCTCCATAAATATCCACTCCGATCAACCACCTAGGGGTTTCGGCTCCATGAATATGGACGAAATCTTCCGCAACATCTACCCCGATTCCGCCTCCTTCGACAGCGCCGGCGACGGAGGAGCGATGAATGGCAAGACGGTGGAGGAGGTGTGGAGGGACATGGTCACCGGCGGAGGCGACGCTCCGATGACGCTGGAGGCTTTCCTGACGAAGGCGGGGGCCGTGAACGAGGAGGACGTTGGG GTTCCGGCGGCGGGGTGCGTGCAGAGTGTGATCGGTGTGGAGTTTGGGAGCGGGAGGGGGAAGAGgagggcggcggcggaggaagTGCCTCTGGATAAGGCGACTCAGCAAAAACAGAGACGGATGATTAAAAATAGGGAGTCTGCTGCTAGGTCGAGAGAGCGGAAGCAG GCTTATACCGTGGAGATGGAGGCTCAGGTGACAAGCCTAGAGGAGGAACATGAAATGCTCTTGAGACAAGAG GCTGAAATGAACAGGAAGAGATACAAGCAG CTCATGGAGAACTTAATTCCGGTGGTAGAGAAGCGAAGACCTCCAAGAGTTCTGAGGAGCACACGCTCCATATAA
- the LOC125213169 gene encoding protein ROH1-like isoform X2 has protein sequence MSHGSNIEYLELFQRQGFARFHDLSVVSADELLSVSWIHKLLDAFTMCQEDFSTLLSDNKALLSKPPADRLATEYFERTIKAMDIFNATRDGVETVRVWQKHLEIVVCALDAKQRMVGESQFRRARKALMDLALLMLDDKDTGSVFSHRNRSFGRKGKEHHRRSSSGHSRSLSWSVSHSWSASKQLQSIANNLVPPKTNEIAATNGLAMLIFAMSFILMFVLWILVAAIPCQDRGVQIHFTIPRQLSWTTPLFLLHSRIMDESKKRERRNTCGLLKEIYQIEKSVHQLTDLVDAAQFPLSDELKEEVKENVNELSLACEACKTGLEPLQLKLRETFRKVMACRTEGLDFLGKATEP, from the coding sequence ATGAGCCATGGTTCGAATATCGAGTACCTGGAGTTGTTCCAACGACAAGGGTTCGCCCGTTTCCATGATCTCTCAGTGGTTAGCGCGGACGAGCTCCTCTCCGTTTCTTGGATACACAAACTGTTGGACGCGTTCACTATGTGCCAGGAGGACTTCAGCACCTTACTATCCGATAACAAAGCATTGCTCTCGAAGCCACCAGCAGACAGGCTTGCCACTGAGTATTTCGAGAGAACCATCAAGGCAATGGATATCTTCAATGCAACCCGCGATGGTGTTGAGACTGTTCGTGTCTGGCAGAAGCATTTGGAGATTGTGGTGTGTGCTCTTGACGCGAAGCAGAGAATGGTTGGTGAGAGCCAGTTTCGTCGTGCAAGAAAAGCCTTGATGGATTTGGCATTACTGATGTTGGACGACAAAGATACCGGCTCTGTATTTTCACACAGGAACCGCTCTTTTGGGCGTAAGGGCAAGGAGCACCACCGCAGGAGCTCATCAGGGCACTCACGGTCACTTTCTTGGAGCGTATCACATTCTTGGTCCGCCTCTAAGCAGCTCCAGTCCATTGCCAACAACTTGGTTCCTCCAAAAACGAACGAAATAGCAGCAACTAATGGCTTGGCGATGCTCATCTTTGCAATGAGCTTTATTCTGATGTTTGTGTTATGGATTCTCGTTGCTGCAATCCCTTGTCAGGACCGAGGCGTGCAGATCCACTTTACAATCCCTCGTCAGCTCTCGTGGACCACGCCTCTGTTCTTGCTCCACAGCCGAATCATGGATGAGTCCAAGAAGAGAGAGCGACGCAACACCTGTGGATTGTTGAAGGAGATATATCAAATCGAGAAGAGCGTGCATCAGCTGACAGACTTGGTGGATGCCGCTCAGTTCCCACTGTCGGACGAGCTGAAGGAAGAAGTTAAAGAGAACGTCAACGAGCTGTCTTTAGCATGTGAGGCTTGTAAGACGGGGCTTGAGCCACTGCAGCTCAAGTTACGTGAGACGTTCAGGAAAGTCATGGCTTGCCGCACAGAGGGCCTCGACTTCCTTGGCAAGGCTACAGAGCCCTAA
- the LOC125213171 gene encoding bZIP transcription factor 12-like isoform X2 produces MLMASSKVIASRSPPNSDLPRDSPTSSINIHSDQPPRGFGSMNMDEIFRNIYPDSASFDSAGDGGAMNGKTVEEVWRDMVTGGGDAPMTLEAFLTKAGAVNEEDVGVPPMPPPVMMNPAPGVPAAGCVQSVIGVEFGSGRGKRRAAAEEVPLDKATQQKQRRMIKNRESAARSRERKQAYTVEMEAQVTSLEEEHEMLLRQEAEMNRKRYKQAKANVFSRPCAYEVTHVF; encoded by the exons ATGTTGATGGCGTCGTCGAAGGTGATCGCGTCCAGGTCACCGCCCAATTCGGATCTTCCGCGTGACTCCCCAACCTCCTCCATAAATATCCACTCCGATCAACCACCTAGGGGTTTCGGCTCCATGAATATGGACGAAATCTTCCGCAACATCTACCCCGATTCCGCCTCCTTCGACAGCGCCGGCGACGGAGGAGCGATGAATGGCAAGACGGTGGAGGAGGTGTGGAGGGACATGGTCACCGGCGGAGGCGACGCTCCGATGACGCTGGAGGCTTTCCTGACGAAGGCGGGGGCCGTGAACGAGGAGGACGTTGGGGTTCCGCCGATGCCGCCGCCGGTGATGATGAATCCTGCGCCGGGGGTTCCGGCGGCGGGGTGCGTGCAGAGTGTGATCGGTGTGGAGTTTGGGAGCGGGAGGGGGAAGAGgagggcggcggcggaggaagTGCCTCTGGATAAGGCGACTCAGCAAAAACAGAGACGGATGATTAAAAATAGGGAGTCTGCTGCTAGGTCGAGAGAGCGGAAGCAG GCTTATACCGTGGAGATGGAGGCTCAGGTGACAAGCCTAGAGGAGGAACATGAAATGCTCTTGAGACAAGAG GCTGAAATGAACAGGAAGAGATACAAGCAG GCTAAAGCAAATGTATTCTCTAGACCATGTGCATATGAAGTAACACATGTATTTTGA
- the LOC125213169 gene encoding protein ROH1-like isoform X1: MPPPNNHGSHIPFASFRRSILTVRSDQVHSEMSHGSNIEYLELFQRQGFARFHDLSVVSADELLSVSWIHKLLDAFTMCQEDFSTLLSDNKALLSKPPADRLATEYFERTIKAMDIFNATRDGVETVRVWQKHLEIVVCALDAKQRMVGESQFRRARKALMDLALLMLDDKDTGSVFSHRNRSFGRKGKEHHRRSSSGHSRSLSWSVSHSWSASKQLQSIANNLVPPKTNEIAATNGLAMLIFAMSFILMFVLWILVAAIPCQDRGVQIHFTIPRQLSWTTPLFLLHSRIMDESKKRERRNTCGLLKEIYQIEKSVHQLTDLVDAAQFPLSDELKEEVKENVNELSLACEACKTGLEPLQLKLRETFRKVMACRTEGLDFLGKATEP, encoded by the coding sequence ATGCCTCCTCCAAATAATCATGGATCCCATATCCCTTTTGCATCTTTTCGTCGCTCTATATTGACTGTAAGAAGTGATCAGGTTCATTCAGAAATGAGCCATGGTTCGAATATCGAGTACCTGGAGTTGTTCCAACGACAAGGGTTCGCCCGTTTCCATGATCTCTCAGTGGTTAGCGCGGACGAGCTCCTCTCCGTTTCTTGGATACACAAACTGTTGGACGCGTTCACTATGTGCCAGGAGGACTTCAGCACCTTACTATCCGATAACAAAGCATTGCTCTCGAAGCCACCAGCAGACAGGCTTGCCACTGAGTATTTCGAGAGAACCATCAAGGCAATGGATATCTTCAATGCAACCCGCGATGGTGTTGAGACTGTTCGTGTCTGGCAGAAGCATTTGGAGATTGTGGTGTGTGCTCTTGACGCGAAGCAGAGAATGGTTGGTGAGAGCCAGTTTCGTCGTGCAAGAAAAGCCTTGATGGATTTGGCATTACTGATGTTGGACGACAAAGATACCGGCTCTGTATTTTCACACAGGAACCGCTCTTTTGGGCGTAAGGGCAAGGAGCACCACCGCAGGAGCTCATCAGGGCACTCACGGTCACTTTCTTGGAGCGTATCACATTCTTGGTCCGCCTCTAAGCAGCTCCAGTCCATTGCCAACAACTTGGTTCCTCCAAAAACGAACGAAATAGCAGCAACTAATGGCTTGGCGATGCTCATCTTTGCAATGAGCTTTATTCTGATGTTTGTGTTATGGATTCTCGTTGCTGCAATCCCTTGTCAGGACCGAGGCGTGCAGATCCACTTTACAATCCCTCGTCAGCTCTCGTGGACCACGCCTCTGTTCTTGCTCCACAGCCGAATCATGGATGAGTCCAAGAAGAGAGAGCGACGCAACACCTGTGGATTGTTGAAGGAGATATATCAAATCGAGAAGAGCGTGCATCAGCTGACAGACTTGGTGGATGCCGCTCAGTTCCCACTGTCGGACGAGCTGAAGGAAGAAGTTAAAGAGAACGTCAACGAGCTGTCTTTAGCATGTGAGGCTTGTAAGACGGGGCTTGAGCCACTGCAGCTCAAGTTACGTGAGACGTTCAGGAAAGTCATGGCTTGCCGCACAGAGGGCCTCGACTTCCTTGGCAAGGCTACAGAGCCCTAA
- the LOC125217091 gene encoding pentatricopeptide repeat-containing protein At2g06000-like, whose translation MEFWHQRAMISKALSTALFHGQARTESPNSSPTSTQWFVKVVFTLCSRHPQSLAILNSDYFRNNLDPMVAYGVIYLLSNRSDEPRLACNFFSYSRLNLNVTHTESTFELLIRSLCRANLIDFAKTVYDYMRADRIIPDKSLLDYLVSSFSNAGKFGIAEDILIARGELCKQKDETVSPFVYNKFLSSLISRNQVDKAVLFLRSHILKSKCFRPDNFTFNIVMRGMCVAGKVEKAFELFNVMSSFGCYPDLVTYNTLINGLCRVGSADRAQELLREMQSLCEFSPDVVSYTSVISGYCKLGRMEDAAALFHEMIGCGIRPNLFSFNVVIDGFGKKGEIASALKIYEQMVRSDVRPDVVTLTSLIEGNSRVGDMDQCMKLWDEMNKRNVSPNAYTYSIVISGLCKWNRLNEACSLLRELNGRKEIIPQPFIYNPVIDVLCKAGKIDEANAIVSDMEAKGCSHDKMTYTILILGHCMKGRMFEAIKIYNKMLSTGCAPDSIATSSLVTCLRKAGMGREANEIEKNALNSVQTCSLSSERTTESRINLKIPLAV comes from the coding sequence ATGGAGTTTTGGCATCAGCGGGCAATGATCTCGAAGGCTCTATCGACGGCGTTATTCCACGGCCAGGCGCGGACGGAATCCCCCAATTCTTCCCCTACTTCGACTCAGTGGTTCGTAAAAGTCGTCTTCACACTCTGCTCTCGTCACCCCCAATCGCTTGCTATTCTCAACTCTGATTATTTTCGAAATAATTTGGATCCTATGGTTGCTTATggtgtaatttatttattgagcAATAGATCGGATGAGCCTAGATTAGCCTGTAATTTCTTCAGCTACTCACGGCTGAATTTGAATGTTACTCACACCGAATCAACTTTCGAGTTGCTGATTAGGTCACTGTGTCGAGCAAACCTCATTGATTTTGCTAAAACAGTCTATGATTACATGAGAGCTGACCGGATTATCCCGGACAAATCTCTGTTAGATTATCTAGTTTCATCGTTTTCGAATGCGGGGAAGTTTGGGATTGCGGAAGACATTTTAATTGCGAGAGGTGAGCTGTGTAAGCAGAAAGATGAAACAGTTAGTCCCTTTGTGTATAACAAATTTTTGAGCTCATTAATCAGTAGAAATCAGGTGGACAAGGCAGTTCTATTTTTGAGAAGTCATATATTGAAGTCGAAATGCTTCCGCCCCGACAATTTTACGTTTAACATAGTGATGCGGGGTATGTGTGTGGCGGGTAAGGTTGAGAAGGCTTTTGAGCTTTTCAATGTCATGAGCAGTTTCGGTTGCTATCCTGATCTTGTTACGTATAATACCCTTATTAACGGGCTGTGTAGAGTTGGCAGTGCGGATAGAGCACAGGAATTGCTGAGAGAAATGCAATCACTGTGTGAGTTCTCTCCAGATGTTGTGAGTTACACCTCGGTCATTTCTGGATATTGCAAATTAGGTAGGATGGAAGATGCTGCTGCCCTTTTTCATGAGATGATTGGTTGTGGGATTAGACCGAACTTGTTTAGTTTTAATGTTGTTATTGATGGTTTTGGGAAAAAGGGTGAGATAGCTTCAGCTTTGAAGATTTATGAGCAGATGGTCAGGAGTGATGTCCGTCCTGATGTCGTGACACTCACCTCTCTCATCGAAGGCAACTCTCGGGTCGGAGACATGGACCAATGCATGAAGCTTTGGGATGAAATGAATAAGAGGAATGTGTCTCCTAATGCGTATACTTACTCCATCGTTATTAGTGGCCTGTGCAAGTGGAATAGATTGAATGAAGCTTGTAGCTTGTTAAGGGAGCTGAATGGGAGGAAAGAAATTATCCCCCAACCGTTTATTTACAACCCCGTGATCGATGTGCTTTGTAAAGCTGGAAAAATAGACGAGGCAAATGCAATTGTTTCAGATATGGAGGCAAAGGGGTGCTCCCATGATAAGATGACTTATACCATTCTGATTCTGGGGCATTGTATGAAAGGGAGAATGTTTGAAgctataaaaatttataacaagATGTTGTCAACGGGTTGTGCACCAGATAGCATTGCTACAAGTTCTTTGGTGACTTGCCTTAGAAAAGCTGGGATGGGACGTGAAGCCaatgagatagaaaaaaatgcattaaataGTGTGCAGACATGTTCATTGTCATCTGAGAGAACTACAGAGTCTAGGATCAACTTAAAAATTCCCCTGGCTGTTTAA
- the LOC125213171 gene encoding bZIP transcription factor 12-like isoform X3 — MLMASSKVIASRSPPNSDLPRDSPTSSINIHSDQPPRGFGSMNMDEIFRNIYPDSASFDSAGDGGAMNGKTVEEVWRDMVTGGGDAPMTLEAFLTKAGAVNEEDVGVPPMPPPVMMNPAPGVPAAGCVQSVIGVEFGSGRGKRRAAAEEVPLDKATQQKQRRMIKNRESAARSRERKQAYTVEMEAQVTSLEEEHEMLLRQEAEMNRKRYKQFDCVSLNHRASIMV, encoded by the exons ATGTTGATGGCGTCGTCGAAGGTGATCGCGTCCAGGTCACCGCCCAATTCGGATCTTCCGCGTGACTCCCCAACCTCCTCCATAAATATCCACTCCGATCAACCACCTAGGGGTTTCGGCTCCATGAATATGGACGAAATCTTCCGCAACATCTACCCCGATTCCGCCTCCTTCGACAGCGCCGGCGACGGAGGAGCGATGAATGGCAAGACGGTGGAGGAGGTGTGGAGGGACATGGTCACCGGCGGAGGCGACGCTCCGATGACGCTGGAGGCTTTCCTGACGAAGGCGGGGGCCGTGAACGAGGAGGACGTTGGGGTTCCGCCGATGCCGCCGCCGGTGATGATGAATCCTGCGCCGGGGGTTCCGGCGGCGGGGTGCGTGCAGAGTGTGATCGGTGTGGAGTTTGGGAGCGGGAGGGGGAAGAGgagggcggcggcggaggaagTGCCTCTGGATAAGGCGACTCAGCAAAAACAGAGACGGATGATTAAAAATAGGGAGTCTGCTGCTAGGTCGAGAGAGCGGAAGCAG GCTTATACCGTGGAGATGGAGGCTCAGGTGACAAGCCTAGAGGAGGAACATGAAATGCTCTTGAGACAAGAG GCTGAAATGAACAGGAAGAGATACAAGCAG TTTGATTGTGTTAGTCTGAATCACCGAGCATCCATAATGGTGTAA
- the LOC125213171 gene encoding bZIP transcription factor 12-like isoform X1 encodes MLMASSKVIASRSPPNSDLPRDSPTSSINIHSDQPPRGFGSMNMDEIFRNIYPDSASFDSAGDGGAMNGKTVEEVWRDMVTGGGDAPMTLEAFLTKAGAVNEEDVGVPPMPPPVMMNPAPGVPAAGCVQSVIGVEFGSGRGKRRAAAEEVPLDKATQQKQRRMIKNRESAARSRERKQAYTVEMEAQVTSLEEEHEMLLRQEAEMNRKRYKQLMENLIPVVEKRRPPRVLRSTRSI; translated from the exons ATGTTGATGGCGTCGTCGAAGGTGATCGCGTCCAGGTCACCGCCCAATTCGGATCTTCCGCGTGACTCCCCAACCTCCTCCATAAATATCCACTCCGATCAACCACCTAGGGGTTTCGGCTCCATGAATATGGACGAAATCTTCCGCAACATCTACCCCGATTCCGCCTCCTTCGACAGCGCCGGCGACGGAGGAGCGATGAATGGCAAGACGGTGGAGGAGGTGTGGAGGGACATGGTCACCGGCGGAGGCGACGCTCCGATGACGCTGGAGGCTTTCCTGACGAAGGCGGGGGCCGTGAACGAGGAGGACGTTGGGGTTCCGCCGATGCCGCCGCCGGTGATGATGAATCCTGCGCCGGGGGTTCCGGCGGCGGGGTGCGTGCAGAGTGTGATCGGTGTGGAGTTTGGGAGCGGGAGGGGGAAGAGgagggcggcggcggaggaagTGCCTCTGGATAAGGCGACTCAGCAAAAACAGAGACGGATGATTAAAAATAGGGAGTCTGCTGCTAGGTCGAGAGAGCGGAAGCAG GCTTATACCGTGGAGATGGAGGCTCAGGTGACAAGCCTAGAGGAGGAACATGAAATGCTCTTGAGACAAGAG GCTGAAATGAACAGGAAGAGATACAAGCAG CTCATGGAGAACTTAATTCCGGTGGTAGAGAAGCGAAGACCTCCAAGAGTTCTGAGGAGCACACGCTCCATATAA